In Microbulbifer salipaludis, a genomic segment contains:
- the serC gene encoding 3-phosphoserine/phosphohydroxythreonine transaminase, with product MRKFNFCAGPAALPEPVLRQAQEELLDWQGVGCSVMEVSHRSPEFTTVAEEAEQDLRDLLRIPDNYRVLFLQGGATGQFSAIPWNLLGGERKSADYIHTGQWAEKAIKEARRYGTVNIVASSEDRNFSYAPAADAWQESPDAAYFHYTPNETIGGVEFPYIPEVRSPLVADMSSTILSQPIPVDKFGFIYAGAQKNIGPSGIAVGIVRDDLLDQALPNIPRSLSWKVAADGQSMDNTPPTFAWYLSGLVFKWLKAQGGVEAMAALSLQKSRLLYDFLDRSDFYSSPVAVDSRSRMNVPFVLADDSLDKRFLKESEEAGLLALKGHRSVGGMRASLYNAVPLEAVEALVAFMADFERRNG from the coding sequence ATGAGAAAGTTTAATTTCTGTGCGGGACCGGCGGCGCTACCCGAACCGGTACTGCGCCAGGCGCAGGAAGAGTTGCTGGACTGGCAGGGTGTGGGTTGCTCGGTGATGGAGGTAAGCCACCGCTCGCCCGAGTTCACCACGGTGGCGGAAGAGGCGGAGCAGGACCTCAGGGACCTGCTGCGCATTCCCGACAATTACAGGGTGCTGTTCCTGCAGGGTGGTGCCACCGGTCAGTTCAGTGCCATTCCCTGGAACCTTTTGGGTGGCGAGCGCAAAAGCGCGGACTATATCCACACCGGTCAGTGGGCAGAAAAAGCCATCAAGGAAGCGCGCCGTTACGGCACGGTGAATATTGTTGCTTCCTCCGAAGACCGGAACTTCTCCTATGCCCCGGCGGCGGATGCCTGGCAAGAGAGCCCGGATGCGGCATATTTTCACTACACGCCGAATGAAACCATCGGCGGAGTGGAGTTTCCCTACATTCCGGAAGTGCGTAGCCCGCTGGTTGCGGATATGTCTTCGACCATCCTGTCGCAACCCATCCCGGTCGATAAATTTGGCTTTATTTATGCGGGGGCCCAGAAAAACATTGGTCCGTCCGGTATTGCGGTGGGCATCGTGCGTGACGACCTGCTGGATCAGGCGCTGCCGAATATTCCGCGCAGCCTGAGCTGGAAGGTGGCTGCCGACGGCCAGTCGATGGATAACACACCGCCCACTTTCGCCTGGTACCTGTCTGGCCTGGTGTTCAAATGGCTGAAGGCCCAGGGTGGGGTCGAAGCGATGGCGGCACTGAGCCTGCAAAAGTCCCGGCTGCTGTACGATTTTCTCGATCGCAGTGATTTCTATTCGAGCCCCGTGGCGGTGGACAGCCGCTCGCGCATGAATGTTCCGTTTGTGTTGGCGGATGACAGCTTGGACAAGCGGTTCCTGAAAGAATCGGAAGAAGCGGGGCTGCTGGCACTCAAAGGGCACCGTTCCGTGGGTGGGATGCGCGCTTCTCTCTACAACGCGGTTCCGCTCGAGGCCGTGGAAGCGCTGGTCGCCTTTATGGCGGATTTTGAGCGTCGCAATGGATAA
- the pheA gene encoding prephenate dehydratase has protein sequence MSEEKPKQDERLLALRDRIDNLDSDIARLISERANCALEVAEVKKSNGEQAQYYRPEREAQVLRRAMERNPGPLTNEEMARLFREIMSACLALEEPVKVAYLGPEGTFTQQAALKHFGHSAVSKPLAAIDEVFREVEAGAVNYGVVPVENSTEGVVNHTLDNFMTSNLQICGEVELRIHQHLMISDITREDSITRIYSHAQSLAQCRKWLDSYYPNVERVAVASNAEAAKRVKGEWNAAAIAGDMAAELYGLKVLNEKIEDRPDNSTRFLIIGSQAVPASGDDKTSLMVSMRNEPGALHDLLVPFQTHKIDLTRVETRPAQTGNWTYVFFIDFVGHRDSENVAAALQDVGACASDMKVLGSYPRGVL, from the coding sequence ATGTCTGAAGAAAAACCGAAGCAGGATGAACGCCTGCTGGCGCTGCGCGATCGTATCGATAATCTCGATAGCGATATTGCACGGCTGATTTCCGAGCGTGCTAACTGTGCACTGGAAGTGGCGGAAGTCAAAAAAAGTAACGGGGAGCAGGCACAGTATTACCGCCCCGAGCGTGAGGCACAGGTGCTCCGTCGCGCAATGGAGCGCAATCCGGGGCCGCTGACCAATGAAGAAATGGCGCGGCTGTTTCGCGAGATCATGTCCGCCTGCCTCGCACTGGAAGAGCCGGTGAAAGTGGCTTATCTGGGGCCTGAAGGTACCTTTACACAGCAGGCTGCCCTCAAGCACTTCGGTCACTCAGCGGTTTCCAAGCCGCTGGCGGCGATCGATGAGGTGTTCCGTGAAGTGGAGGCTGGTGCGGTCAATTATGGCGTGGTGCCGGTGGAGAACTCCACCGAGGGCGTGGTCAATCACACCCTGGATAATTTCATGACCTCCAACCTGCAGATCTGCGGGGAGGTGGAATTGCGGATTCACCAGCACCTGATGATTTCCGACATCACTCGCGAAGATTCTATTACGCGTATTTATTCCCACGCCCAGAGCCTGGCGCAATGCCGCAAGTGGCTGGATTCCTATTACCCGAATGTGGAGCGTGTGGCGGTCGCCAGCAATGCGGAAGCGGCCAAGCGCGTGAAGGGAGAGTGGAACGCGGCGGCCATCGCCGGCGATATGGCCGCGGAGTTGTACGGTCTGAAAGTCCTCAATGAAAAAATTGAAGACCGGCCGGATAATTCCACGCGCTTCCTGATTATCGGCTCGCAAGCGGTTCCCGCCAGTGGTGACGACAAGACCTCCCTGATGGTTTCCATGCGTAATGAGCCCGGTGCGTTGCACGACTTGTTGGTGCCGTTCCAGACTCACAAAATCGACCTGACCCGGGTTGAGACACGCCCTGCCCAGACTGGCAACTGGACGTACGTTTTCTTCATCGATTTTGTCGGCCATCGCGACAGCGAAAATGTTGCCGCCGCGCTGCAGGACGTCGGCGCCTGTGCATCGGATATGAAAGTGCTGGGATCCTACCCGCGCGGAGTTTTGTAA
- a CDS encoding bifunctional prephenate dehydrogenase/3-phosphoshikimate 1-carboxyvinyltransferase, translating into MVQAGTGSGQEASEPLIGRLVIVGIGLIGGSLALGLKAASGCREVIGVARRAQTCNQAVALGVVDRAVTDIGEIVGELEVGDVVFVAVPTLAVESIFSQLKDRLPAGVTLTDGASVKGSVIAAARNVWGQVPEFLVPGHPIAGSEQSGVTAARDDLYIAHRIILTPDENTGLAHTRRIQGMWEAVGAEVLSMPVAEHDEVLAATSHLPHVIAYGLVDTLAHDAENENIFRYAAGGFRDFTRIASSDPVMWRDIMLANRDAILKSIDLYTSNLDSLRNAIASGDSEHLMGVFTRAKAARDHFTTMLAKKAYTETMQAKEVTFVAQPGGSVNGDLRVPGDKSMSHRSIMLGSLAEGVTEVEGFLEGEDALATLQSFRDMGVVIEGPVNGRVTIHGVGLHGLQAPPGPLYVGNSGTSMRLLAGLLAGQQFDTVLTGDESLSKRPMNRVANPLREMGAVVETGEEGRPPLKIKGGNSLKAIDYALPMASAQVKSCVLLAGLYADGETSTTEPAPTRDHTERMLSGFGYEVLRDGPRASLKGGGKLTACQIDVPADISSATFFMVAASIAPGSDVLLQHVGINPTRDGAINILRAMGADITLENRREVGGEPVADIRVRYAPLKGINIPEDQVPLAIDEFPAIFVAASCAEGKTVLTGAEELRVKESDRIQAMADGLQILGVDAEPTADGIVIQGKGGNSDGAVFGGGVVDSLGDHRIAMSFAVAALRASADIQILHCANVATSFPNFAELATGAGMKLVVR; encoded by the coding sequence ATGGTGCAGGCAGGGACAGGCAGCGGGCAGGAGGCCTCGGAACCCCTGATAGGGCGTTTGGTGATTGTCGGTATTGGCTTGATCGGCGGGAGTCTCGCGCTTGGTCTCAAGGCCGCCAGTGGCTGCCGTGAGGTGATCGGTGTGGCACGCCGCGCGCAAACCTGTAATCAGGCGGTCGCGCTGGGCGTTGTCGATCGGGCGGTAACGGATATTGGTGAAATTGTCGGGGAGCTGGAGGTGGGGGATGTCGTCTTCGTCGCTGTCCCGACCCTCGCCGTAGAGTCGATATTTTCGCAGCTCAAGGATCGTCTGCCAGCGGGTGTCACCTTGACCGATGGCGCCAGCGTCAAAGGTAGCGTGATCGCTGCGGCAAGAAATGTCTGGGGGCAAGTTCCCGAGTTTCTGGTGCCCGGCCACCCGATTGCCGGGTCCGAGCAGAGTGGTGTGACTGCGGCCAGGGATGACCTGTATATCGCACACCGTATTATCCTGACACCGGATGAAAACACTGGCCTCGCACATACCCGACGCATCCAGGGAATGTGGGAGGCCGTGGGTGCGGAAGTGCTGAGCATGCCCGTGGCCGAGCACGACGAAGTGCTCGCGGCGACCAGCCATCTGCCTCACGTGATTGCCTACGGCCTCGTGGATACCCTGGCGCACGATGCGGAAAACGAGAATATCTTTCGCTATGCCGCTGGCGGCTTCCGCGACTTTACCCGAATCGCCTCCAGTGACCCCGTCATGTGGCGAGACATCATGCTCGCCAATCGCGATGCGATCCTGAAGTCCATCGACCTCTACACTTCCAACCTGGATTCACTGCGCAATGCCATTGCCAGCGGCGACAGTGAGCACCTGATGGGAGTCTTTACCCGTGCCAAGGCAGCGCGGGATCACTTCACTACAATGCTGGCCAAAAAAGCGTATACGGAAACTATGCAAGCAAAGGAAGTAACTTTTGTCGCCCAGCCGGGTGGCTCGGTAAACGGCGACCTGCGGGTGCCCGGTGATAAATCCATGTCGCACCGCTCAATCATGCTGGGCTCACTGGCAGAGGGTGTCACCGAAGTGGAAGGGTTTCTGGAAGGTGAGGACGCGCTGGCGACCCTGCAATCCTTTCGCGATATGGGGGTGGTGATTGAAGGGCCGGTGAATGGTCGGGTCACGATCCACGGTGTCGGCCTGCACGGCCTGCAGGCACCACCTGGCCCGCTCTACGTTGGCAATTCCGGTACCTCCATGCGTCTGTTGGCGGGCCTGCTCGCCGGTCAGCAATTCGATACGGTACTCACCGGGGATGAATCCCTGTCCAAACGTCCGATGAATCGCGTTGCCAACCCGTTGCGGGAGATGGGTGCAGTGGTGGAAACCGGTGAAGAAGGCCGTCCACCGCTCAAGATCAAAGGCGGCAATTCACTGAAGGCCATTGATTACGCGCTGCCAATGGCCAGTGCCCAGGTGAAATCCTGCGTATTGCTGGCCGGCCTTTATGCCGATGGTGAAACCAGCACGACAGAGCCTGCCCCCACGCGCGATCACACCGAGCGTATGCTGTCCGGCTTTGGCTACGAGGTATTGCGGGACGGGCCGCGCGCGAGCCTGAAAGGTGGCGGCAAGCTGACGGCCTGCCAGATTGACGTGCCAGCCGATATTTCCTCGGCCACGTTCTTTATGGTGGCGGCTTCCATTGCTCCGGGTTCCGATGTCCTGTTGCAGCACGTGGGAATCAACCCGACGCGCGATGGCGCCATCAATATCCTGCGCGCGATGGGGGCAGACATTACCCTGGAGAACCGGCGCGAGGTGGGTGGTGAGCCAGTGGCGGACATTCGCGTGCGTTACGCACCGCTGAAGGGGATCAATATCCCGGAAGATCAGGTGCCCCTGGCCATTGATGAGTTCCCGGCAATCTTCGTTGCCGCCTCCTGTGCGGAAGGTAAAACGGTCCTGACCGGCGCTGAAGAGCTACGGGTAAAGGAAAGCGATCGCATCCAGGCCATGGCCGACGGCCTGCAGATTCTGGGGGTCGATGCAGAGCCGACTGCGGACGGTATCGTCATTCAAGGCAAGGGCGGTAACAGTGACGGCGCCGTCTTTGGTGGCGGCGTTGTGGACAGTCTTGGTGATCATCGTATCGCCATGTCCTTTGCGGTGGCAGCCCTGCGCGCCAGCGCTGACATTCAGATCCTTCACTGTGCCAATGTAGCGACGTCGTTCCCGAACTTTGCCGAACTGGCGACCGGTGCGGGAATGAAACTGGTGGTGCGCTGA
- the cmk gene encoding (d)CMP kinase — protein sequence MNKPPVVTIDGPSGSGKGTIAKLLADRLGYALLDSGALYRLTALAALNAAVSLEDEARLAEIASNLDIRFAIAGGEVAAMLEGQDVSRDIRMERVSMAASKVAAVPAVREALLQRQRDFRAAPGLVADGRDMGTTVFPDAPVKIFLTASAEERARRRFDQLQGRGVSVSLRDLLEDIRARDDRDMNRAASPLAPAEDAVVLDSTNIDIDGVLQKVLELVQKRIS from the coding sequence ATGAACAAGCCCCCGGTAGTTACCATCGATGGGCCAAGTGGTTCCGGCAAGGGCACCATCGCCAAGTTGCTGGCGGACCGGCTGGGCTATGCCCTGCTCGATTCCGGGGCGCTTTACCGGCTGACAGCGCTGGCGGCGCTCAATGCGGCGGTGAGCCTGGAAGATGAAGCCAGACTGGCAGAGATTGCCAGCAATCTGGATATCCGCTTTGCGATTGCTGGTGGTGAAGTGGCTGCGATGCTGGAAGGGCAGGACGTCAGCCGGGATATCCGCATGGAGCGGGTGAGTATGGCGGCCTCAAAGGTGGCGGCTGTGCCTGCAGTGCGTGAGGCACTTTTGCAGCGTCAGCGGGACTTCCGCGCCGCCCCCGGGCTGGTGGCCGACGGGCGCGACATGGGCACAACGGTGTTCCCTGACGCGCCGGTCAAGATCTTCCTCACGGCCAGCGCGGAAGAGCGCGCCCGCCGCCGCTTCGATCAGTTGCAGGGGAGGGGGGTTTCTGTTAGCCTCCGCGACCTGCTGGAGGACATCCGCGCCCGGGACGACCGGGATATGAACCGCGCAGCCTCCCCGCTGGCCCCGGCCGAAGACGCCGTGGTGCTGGACAGTACGAACATCGATATCGATGGTGTTCTGCAAAAAGTGCTCGAACTGGTACAAAAACGCATCAGTTGA